A stretch of the Balneolales bacterium ANBcel1 genome encodes the following:
- a CDS encoding glycoside hydrolase family 43 protein, with product MAAIITLAALSESIGKNNPATNTPLFSRFVYEGDDQVYKDYPLEEDEFYTPILQGTYPDPAIVRRGDDYFMVHSSFAMWPGIPIFHSNDLVNWTQIGHVLDRESQLFVQDTGISAGLFAPAIKYNPHNETFYMITTQFAGGIGNMVVTTKDPFEGWSDPYPLNFNGIDPSLFFDDDGSAYVVHNDAPDPGEELYQGHRVIKIWDFDLEENQVIEGTDKIIVDGGVDITQEPIWIEMPHIYKRDDGRYYLSCAEGGTGGWHSQVVFVADHPRGPYKPAPGNPIMTQRYLNPDRPNKVDWAGHADITKGPDGELYAVFLGIRPNEEDRVTTGRETFILPVDWSGEFPVFVNGLIPLEPKLKMPEGVVNKTGQDGFFPNGNFTFDEDFSADKLDYRWIGMRGPRENFISTSGEGLRVTPFETNINAVAPISSLFKRHMHDTFTATTVLEYTPGSGSDLAGLVNYQSERFHYVFGITKHGGNDYLLLQRTENGEATTIASTRIDTGSPVHLRVRAEGDNYQYSYSTNGTDFIPLGGTVSGDILSTNVAGGFTGALIGLYATSSNEARPQ from the coding sequence ATGGCTGCAATTATAACCCTGGCCGCTCTTTCGGAGAGCATCGGGAAAAACAACCCGGCCACAAACACTCCGCTCTTTTCACGTTTTGTATATGAAGGAGACGACCAGGTGTACAAAGACTACCCTCTGGAAGAGGATGAGTTTTATACACCGATCCTGCAGGGCACCTATCCCGACCCCGCCATCGTGCGAAGAGGCGACGATTACTTCATGGTACACTCCTCGTTTGCCATGTGGCCCGGCATTCCCATCTTCCACTCCAACGACCTGGTAAACTGGACACAAATCGGCCACGTACTCGATCGCGAATCCCAGCTTTTTGTCCAGGACACGGGCATCAGCGCCGGCCTCTTTGCCCCGGCCATTAAATACAATCCGCATAATGAAACCTTCTACATGATTACCACCCAGTTCGCCGGTGGTATCGGAAACATGGTCGTTACTACCAAGGACCCGTTTGAGGGCTGGAGCGATCCCTACCCGCTGAATTTCAACGGCATTGACCCATCCCTGTTTTTTGACGACGACGGCAGCGCCTATGTCGTCCATAACGACGCGCCCGATCCGGGTGAAGAGCTTTATCAAGGCCACCGGGTCATCAAAATCTGGGATTTCGACCTGGAGGAGAACCAGGTGATCGAGGGCACCGACAAGATTATCGTCGATGGCGGTGTGGACATCACACAGGAACCCATCTGGATTGAAATGCCCCATATCTACAAGCGGGATGACGGCCGCTATTACCTCTCCTGCGCCGAAGGCGGAACCGGCGGATGGCACAGCCAGGTTGTTTTTGTTGCCGACCATCCCCGCGGACCCTACAAGCCGGCACCGGGCAATCCCATCATGACCCAGCGCTACCTCAACCCCGACCGCCCCAACAAGGTTGACTGGGCCGGTCATGCCGACATCACCAAAGGTCCCGACGGCGAACTGTACGCTGTTTTTCTGGGCATCCGCCCGAATGAAGAGGACCGGGTAACTACAGGCCGCGAAACGTTTATCCTTCCGGTCGACTGGAGCGGTGAATTTCCGGTTTTCGTAAACGGACTCATTCCTCTGGAACCCAAACTCAAAATGCCGGAAGGCGTGGTTAACAAAACCGGTCAGGATGGTTTCTTCCCCAACGGCAACTTTACCTTTGACGAAGATTTTTCCGCTGATAAACTGGACTACCGCTGGATCGGAATGAGAGGCCCCCGTGAGAATTTTATCTCCACATCGGGTGAAGGGCTGCGAGTCACCCCCTTCGAAACCAATATCAATGCGGTGGCACCGATTTCCTCCCTTTTCAAGCGCCATATGCACGATACCTTTACTGCAACGACGGTGCTGGAGTACACTCCGGGATCCGGAAGCGACCTTGCCGGGCTCGTCAACTACCAGAGCGAACGTTTTCATTATGTGTTCGGTATCACGAAACACGGCGGCAACGACTATCTGCTGCTGCAGCGAACCGAAAATGGCGAAGCCACCACCATTGCAAGCACACGCATAGATACCGGCAGCCCGGTCCATCTGCGCGTGCGTGCCGAAGGGGATAACTACCAATACAGCTACTCTACCAACGGCACGGATTTCATCCCGTTGGGCGGAACCGTATCGGGTGATATTCTCTCGACTAATGTTGCCGGCGGATTCACCGGAGCTCTGATCGGCCTCTACGCCACCAGCTCCAACGAAGCACGGCCGCAATAA
- a CDS encoding signal peptidase II, whose translation MNSSARKLTLFGGVALAVLIIDQITKFQVRTTPELHNYTVIEGWLAFNFTKNPGMALGIHWAETWVISLIAIAAMFIILAYVWKTLKPAGTGYLICMGMIVGGALGNITDRLFQARIGGYGSFLDGHVVDFIHFKLNVGGFDVFPYIFNVADSAISVAIVTLIVFHRKLLPEYTAREQEQDAPQEPVISGGEQDEVGRPDHDPEEKPDVSPDRDAH comes from the coding sequence TTGAATTCATCCGCGAGGAAGCTCACTCTGTTCGGAGGGGTCGCGCTGGCCGTTCTGATTATCGATCAAATCACCAAGTTCCAGGTTCGGACTACCCCGGAGCTGCATAACTATACAGTGATAGAGGGGTGGCTTGCGTTTAATTTCACAAAGAATCCCGGCATGGCGCTCGGGATACACTGGGCGGAGACCTGGGTCATCAGCCTGATTGCCATCGCGGCCATGTTTATCATTCTGGCCTATGTCTGGAAAACGCTGAAACCGGCAGGCACCGGTTATCTGATCTGTATGGGGATGATTGTAGGCGGAGCGCTGGGTAACATCACCGACCGGCTCTTTCAGGCACGGATCGGCGGTTATGGCAGTTTTCTTGATGGACATGTCGTTGATTTTATCCATTTCAAACTGAATGTCGGCGGGTTCGATGTTTTCCCGTATATCTTCAATGTCGCCGACAGCGCTATTTCCGTTGCCATCGTAACCCTGATCGTGTTTCATAGAAAGTTGTTGCCGGAGTATACGGCCCGAGAGCAGGAACAGGATGCGCCGCAGGAGCCTGTCATATCCGGCGGGGAACAGGATGAGGTCGGCCGGCCTGACCATGACCCGGAGGAAAAACCGGACGTGAGTCCGGACAGGGATGCTCATTGA
- a CDS encoding iron-sulfur cluster assembly scaffold protein produces MLIDHYKNPRNRGVVDLPDLRHEAVNRKCGDRVLITAKRSGDHLPEIRFEGSGCFYCLASASVGCSTLSGSSIHEIRRNTGSFRSWLRDRSGAEEPKRPEWAALGEVKQFPMRIDCVDLFWKGLEEMLEKTTGGDG; encoded by the coding sequence ATGCTCATTGACCACTATAAAAACCCGAGAAATCGCGGGGTGGTGGATCTGCCGGATCTTCGCCATGAAGCAGTCAACCGGAAATGCGGTGACCGGGTTCTGATTACCGCAAAGCGTTCCGGCGATCATCTCCCCGAAATCCGCTTTGAAGGCAGCGGTTGCTTCTATTGTCTGGCCTCGGCTTCCGTTGGCTGCTCAACCCTGAGCGGTTCATCCATTCATGAAATACGGCGCAATACCGGATCTTTTCGCAGTTGGCTGCGTGACCGGTCCGGCGCCGAAGAGCCGAAGCGCCCGGAATGGGCCGCGCTCGGTGAAGTGAAGCAGTTTCCGATGCGGATTGACTGTGTGGATCTTTTCTGGAAGGGGCTGGAAGAGATGCTGGAGAAAACAACGGGCGGTGACGGATAG
- a CDS encoding serpin family protein has protein sequence MTEPHTDYHTGHPRFRTLTLAAAAVSLIFIAGCDISGTSSDPEPPGQLRELSAQEQVLVEGSNDFTFRLLEAIAEGTPEESFFASPLSISMAFGMALNGTDGDTYTQMRDFFGHDGLSNEEINRAFRDLIGILTDLDPQVRMEIANSIWYRKGFEVLQEFLNTNAEYFNAEIADLDFGDPAAPDIINGWIEEATEGLIEEMIEAIGPDVVMYLINAIYFKADWTVQFDPDDTRDRPFTTGSGDLVEVPMMRVKDEFRFYQNDHWQVVDLGYGAGGSFSFIAMLPRDEDDPGSFSGSLTLQQFESLTSRLQNDTVEVHMPRFEIDFDYEDIMFDLYDMGLTIPFHPGQADFSRINPMESLFISNVMHLAVIKVDEEGSEAAAVTVIEIVRTSAGGPSHKIIRLDRPFLFFIRENSSNTILFMGKYAGPDA, from the coding sequence ATGACCGAACCGCACACTGACTACCATACCGGACATCCACGCTTCCGGACACTTACCCTCGCCGCGGCTGCCGTTTCACTAATTTTTATTGCCGGCTGTGATATCAGCGGGACCTCCTCCGATCCGGAACCCCCGGGCCAGCTGCGGGAATTATCCGCCCAGGAACAAGTACTGGTTGAAGGATCCAATGACTTTACTTTCCGGCTGCTTGAAGCCATTGCCGAAGGCACTCCGGAAGAAAGTTTTTTCGCGTCGCCCCTGAGTATCTCCATGGCGTTCGGAATGGCACTGAACGGTACCGACGGGGATACCTACACGCAGATGAGAGACTTTTTCGGTCATGACGGATTGTCGAATGAAGAGATCAACCGTGCCTTTCGCGACCTCATCGGGATACTGACCGACCTTGACCCGCAAGTGCGCATGGAGATCGCTAATTCAATCTGGTACCGCAAGGGCTTTGAGGTGCTACAAGAGTTTCTCAATACAAATGCAGAGTACTTCAACGCCGAAATTGCCGATCTGGATTTCGGCGACCCGGCCGCGCCGGATATTATCAATGGCTGGATTGAGGAAGCCACCGAAGGCCTCATTGAAGAGATGATTGAAGCAATCGGTCCGGATGTCGTCATGTACCTGATCAACGCCATCTATTTCAAGGCCGACTGGACCGTGCAGTTTGATCCCGACGACACCCGTGACAGGCCCTTTACCACCGGTTCCGGCGACCTCGTTGAGGTACCCATGATGCGGGTTAAAGATGAATTCCGGTTCTATCAGAACGATCACTGGCAGGTTGTTGACCTCGGATATGGCGCAGGAGGCAGTTTTTCGTTCATTGCCATGCTTCCAAGAGATGAAGACGATCCGGGCAGTTTTTCCGGATCACTTACCCTCCAGCAATTTGAGTCCCTCACCTCCCGCCTGCAGAATGATACGGTGGAAGTGCACATGCCCCGGTTCGAAATAGATTTCGATTACGAAGATATCATGTTTGATCTGTATGACATGGGACTCACAATACCATTCCATCCGGGTCAGGCCGACTTCAGCCGGATCAACCCCATGGAATCGCTGTTTATATCGAATGTTATGCACCTGGCGGTTATCAAAGTGGATGAGGAAGGCAGCGAAGCGGCGGCGGTAACGGTAATCGAGATAGTACGGACCTCCGCCGGCGGCCCTTCCCACAAGATTATTCGCCTTGACCGGCCGTTCCTCTTTTTCATCCGGGAAAACAGCAGCAACACGATTTTATTCATGGGGAAATACGCCGGTCCGGATGCCTGA
- a CDS encoding bifunctional 3,4-dihydroxy-2-butanone-4-phosphate synthase/GTP cyclohydrolase II yields the protein MAKPEEKNFDSIEAAIEDIKAGKMVIVVDDEDRENEGDFVMAAEKVTPEHINTMVTYGRGLVCVPVTRQRAYELSLEPMVVKNTDSMETAFTVSVDHRPGTTTGISAADRARTIQALIDPEAGASDFRRPGHVFPLISREGGVLRRAGHTEAAIDLAKLAGCREGGVICEIMNDDGSMARLDDLKSVARKFDMKLITIKDLISYRMKNESLVREAINIELPTIYGDFRLHAFEEKLTGAVHLALVKGKWSENEPVLVRVHSLCMTGDVFGSKRCDCGEQLHAALRMVDETGAGAVLYMNQEGRGIGLVNKLRAYKLQEEGLDTVEANEALGFKSDLRDYGIGAQMLRSLGVRKMRLITNNPAKRVGLVGYGLEIVERVPIETETYPENLRYLKTKRDRMGHDLHNIDPHDQLDILKSILH from the coding sequence ATGGCAAAGCCCGAAGAAAAAAATTTTGACTCCATCGAAGCGGCGATTGAAGACATCAAAGCCGGTAAGATGGTGATCGTCGTCGATGACGAAGACCGTGAGAACGAAGGCGATTTTGTGATGGCGGCCGAGAAAGTCACGCCGGAACATATCAACACCATGGTCACCTACGGCCGCGGCCTGGTCTGCGTGCCTGTGACCCGCCAGCGGGCATACGAGCTCAGTCTGGAGCCGATGGTTGTGAAGAACACCGACTCGATGGAGACCGCCTTCACCGTTTCGGTGGATCACCGCCCCGGAACCACGACCGGTATATCGGCGGCCGACAGGGCCAGGACCATACAGGCTTTGATTGATCCGGAAGCCGGTGCGTCTGATTTCCGCAGACCGGGACACGTTTTTCCCCTCATCAGTCGCGAAGGCGGGGTGCTGCGCCGGGCCGGGCATACCGAAGCGGCCATCGATCTGGCCAAGCTGGCCGGCTGCCGGGAAGGCGGAGTCATTTGCGAGATCATGAACGACGACGGCTCCATGGCACGGCTCGATGACCTGAAGAGCGTCGCCCGGAAATTTGACATGAAGCTGATCACGATCAAGGATCTGATCAGCTACCGCATGAAAAACGAAAGCCTGGTGCGGGAAGCCATCAACATTGAGCTGCCAACGATCTACGGTGATTTTCGCCTGCACGCCTTCGAGGAAAAACTCACGGGTGCCGTGCATCTCGCACTGGTCAAGGGCAAATGGAGTGAGAACGAGCCGGTGCTGGTGCGGGTTCACTCGCTGTGCATGACCGGTGATGTGTTCGGATCCAAACGGTGTGACTGCGGCGAGCAGCTGCATGCCGCGCTTCGCATGGTCGATGAAACCGGCGCAGGTGCAGTGCTATATATGAATCAGGAGGGGCGGGGCATCGGACTCGTTAACAAACTGCGGGCTTACAAGCTACAGGAAGAAGGGCTGGATACGGTGGAGGCCAACGAAGCGCTCGGGTTCAAATCCGATTTACGTGACTACGGCATCGGCGCGCAGATGCTGCGCTCTCTTGGCGTCCGAAAAATGCGGCTTATCACCAACAACCCCGCAAAGCGGGTCGGCCTGGTGGGGTACGGACTCGAAATCGTCGAGCGCGTACCTATTGAAACCGAAACCTATCCCGAAAATTTGCGCTATCTGAAGACGAAACGGGACCGTATGGGCCACGACCTGCACAATATCGATCCCCACGATCAGCTGGATATTTTGAAAAGCATTCTGCACTGA
- a CDS encoding molecular chaperone DnaK encodes MSKEKNENIEERVSPYSDGELEHFRNIILKKRDDAEKDLNILMDALKESTENSSDESAYSFHMADAGTDAQEREKTYMLFNRTKKFIKYLDDAIQRIDNKTYGVCKVTGKKISKGRLEAVPHTQISIEAKMKRR; translated from the coding sequence ATGAGCAAGGAAAAAAACGAGAATATCGAAGAACGCGTATCCCCGTACAGCGACGGAGAGCTGGAGCATTTCCGCAATATTATCCTGAAAAAGCGTGATGATGCCGAGAAGGATTTGAACATCCTGATGGATGCGCTGAAGGAGAGTACCGAAAACTCATCGGATGAGTCGGCATACTCTTTCCACATGGCGGATGCCGGCACGGATGCCCAGGAGCGCGAGAAGACCTATATGCTCTTCAACCGTACCAAAAAATTTATCAAATATCTGGATGATGCCATCCAGCGCATCGATAATAAAACCTACGGGGTTTGCAAAGTTACCGGGAAAAAGATTTCAAAGGGTCGCCTTGAAGCCGTTCCCCATACCCAGATTAGCATTGAAGCCAAAATGAAACGGCGCTGA
- a CDS encoding RNA polymerase sigma-70 factor, translated as MKHDAVTDQTKLSSGILEFDKKAFDECFRAMYPRLVRFACKITHDWNASCDITQDVFVMLWQQRDTIDPDRSVRGWLYRSVRNRSFNYLRDRKNAAGQEVIDTVPDDSFPVDGDPHSDREAALLDAKLREWIRELPERQREAFELSRFEGLIHDEVAAVMEVSPKTVNNHLTAALKQIREKYAQFRMSGSGR; from the coding sequence ATGAAACATGATGCAGTAACAGACCAGACAAAGCTGAGCTCGGGGATCCTGGAGTTCGACAAGAAGGCTTTTGATGAATGCTTCCGGGCGATGTATCCCCGGCTGGTTCGTTTTGCGTGCAAAATCACGCATGACTGGAACGCGTCCTGTGACATCACCCAGGATGTTTTTGTCATGCTCTGGCAGCAACGGGATACCATCGACCCCGATCGATCCGTACGGGGATGGCTCTACCGGTCGGTTCGAAACCGGTCGTTTAACTATCTTCGGGACCGCAAAAATGCAGCCGGCCAGGAAGTCATCGACACGGTCCCGGACGATTCGTTTCCAGTAGACGGAGACCCGCACAGCGACCGGGAGGCGGCCCTTCTGGATGCCAAACTTCGGGAATGGATCCGGGAGCTGCCCGAACGGCAACGGGAAGCATTTGAGCTGAGTCGTTTCGAAGGATTAATCCATGACGAGGTTGCTGCCGTTATGGAGGTTTCTCCAAAAACAGTGAATAACCACCTGACGGCCGCATTGAAACAGATTCGTGAAAAATACGCGCAATTCAGGATGAGCGGCTCCGGCAGATAG
- the yajC gene encoding preprotein translocase subunit YajC yields MNFMIMLFAADPEGGGGGFTSLIFLAAIFLVFYLFIIRPQSKKQKEIQNKVSEMKKGDKVVTSGGIVGIVSAIEEDSVMLEIDKDVKVKLLKNAIVDVNPQK; encoded by the coding sequence ATGAATTTCATGATCATGCTTTTTGCCGCGGATCCGGAAGGCGGCGGTGGCGGTTTCACCAGCCTAATTTTTCTTGCAGCCATTTTTCTTGTGTTTTATCTGTTCATCATCCGCCCGCAATCCAAAAAACAAAAAGAAATCCAGAACAAGGTTTCGGAAATGAAAAAGGGCGACAAAGTTGTTACATCCGGTGGAATCGTCGGCATCGTATCTGCCATCGAAGAAGATTCCGTCATGCTGGAGATTGACAAGGACGTGAAGGTAAAACTGCTCAAAAATGCCATTGTCGACGTAAATCCCCAGAAGTAG